In the Helianthus annuus cultivar XRQ/B chromosome 11, HanXRQr2.0-SUNRISE, whole genome shotgun sequence genome, one interval contains:
- the LOC110889256 gene encoding uncharacterized protein LOC110889256, with product MSWFARSIANTFNLDDDEQQQHSPTDPHLQPQDDDSSRGGVKEDLSEITKTLTTKLWGVASFLAPPPSDHPPHSDPEPVSGIRRDFAEIGGRFRSGISKLSSNIHVSEITKLATNILQLSPEDAAEAIGVTDEVLAFVRDVTMHPDTWMEFPIDEDEDDAEDFELSDAQQEHALAVESLVPRLAALRIELCPGYMSESSFWKIYFVLLHPRLEPQVAELLSTPEIVKARASLTHELKACSDTQTHDKPSSVPSVTQSESVPLEVLTVEAEKTDKHPVPTEELQVVDKSVIQEEPRNETRPESQKLPSKTVTDVVEDKDEDDWLKEDTSENVNVTGTSKVPIDNDEDVSFSDLEDDDDGDAPTRYTKTASRSLTADHAGQKDSDGWLDVDDIDVA from the exons ATGTCATGGTTCGCTCGATCTATCGCCAACACCTTCAATCTCGACGACGATGAACAACAACAACACTCTCCAACAGATCCACACCTCCAACCACAAGACGACGATTCATCTCGAGGAGGCGTCAAAGAAGACTTATCAGAAATCACCAAAACCCTAACCACTAAACTTTGGGGCGTCGCATCCTTTCTCGCTCCTCCACCGTCCGATCATCCTCCTCATTCAGATCCGGAACCGGTGTCTGGAATACGGAGAGACTTTGCGGAGATCGGAGGGAGGTTTCGGAGTGGAATTTCAAAGCTCTCGAGTAATATTCATGTGTCGGAGATTACCAAACTGGCCACGAATATTCTCCAACTGTCGCCGGAGGACGCTGCGGAAGCTATTGGTGTTACGGATGAGGTTTTGGCGTTTGTTAGGGATGTTACGATGCATCCAGATACGTGGATGGAGTTTCCGATTGATGAGGATGAAGATGACGCTGAAG ATTTTGAGTTGTCTGATGCACAACAAGAGCATGCTCTGGCTGTTGAAAGTTTGGTACCGCGATTGGCTGCTCTTAGGATCGAACTTTGTCCCGGTTATATGAGTGAAAGTTCCTTTTGGAAGATATATTTTGTGCTTTTGCATCCTAGACTTGAACCTCAGGTTGCTGAGCTTCTTTCGACACCCGAG ATTGTTAAAGCCCGAGCATCATTAACACATGAGTTGAAGGCCTGTTCCGACACACAGACACATGATAAGCCTTCTTCTGTGCCATCTGTTACTCAATCAGAATCTGTGCCTCTTGAAGTATTAACCGTCGAAGCAGAGAAGACCGATAAACATCCTGTCCCAACTGAAGAACTTCAAGTTGTAGACAAATCCGTCATCCAAGAGGAACCGAGAAATGAGACCAGACCCGAAAGTCAAAAACTGCCTTCGAAAACCGTCACTGATGTAGTTGAAGATAAAGACGAGGATGATTGGTTGAAGGAAGATACCTCGGAAAATGTAAACGTTACTGGTACAAGTAAAGTTCCCATTGACAATGACGAAGATGTATCGTTCAGTGATCTTGAGGACGACGACGACGGAGATGCTCCAACAAGGTATACAAAAACGGCGTCTCGCTCTTTGACCGCTGACCATGCTGGACAGAAGGATTCTGATGGTTGGCTTGATGTTGATGACATTGATGtggcatga
- the LOC118483953 gene encoding bZIP transcription factor 2-like: MSSSTNFLNNILLNYPLQAPVPNITNSTTSSSDETRNKRKISNRESARRSRMRKQKHLEDVKSQVTRYKMVNHQLMNRLRLVNHNGQIVQQENQWLLLELVMLQQKLNHLHNLMAEPELHHTLLPSAWPCNNNVTTVFSDQNQLPLVTL, from the coding sequence ATGTCCTCTTCAACCAATTTCCTCAACAACATTCTTCTCAACTACCCTCTTCAAGCCCCGGTCCCGAACATCACAAACAGCACGACTTCCTCCTCCGATGAAACCAGGAACAAACGGAAGATATCTAACCGCGAGTCAGCCAGGCGGTCCAGAATGAGAAAACAAAAGCATTTGGAGGATGTAAAGAGCCAAGTAACAAGGTATAAGATGGTTAACCACCAACTTATGAACCGGTTACGCCTTGTGAACCATAATGGGCAGATTGTCCAGCAAGAGAACCAGTGGCTTTTGTTAGAGTTAGTGATGCTACAACAAAAATTAAACCATTTACATAATCTAATGGCTGAACCGGAGCTTCACCACACGTTGTTACCGTCTGCATGGCCATGCAATAATAATGTTACCACTGTATTTAGTGACCAAAACCAACTTCCGTTGGTAACATTATAA